Proteins encoded within one genomic window of Amorphoplanes friuliensis DSM 7358:
- a CDS encoding pyridoxamine 5'-phosphate oxidase family protein, with protein MTAPIVEFNEGFSEPGAGPVPWADVDDLLTKSEMFWLSTVRGDGRPHVTPLPTVWLDNILHFCAGDQEQKTKNLLGRPACVLTTGTNDLHSGVDVVVEGVAERITDHARLVELAALWKSKLDWDYVVGEDAFGDGAGRTGLVFGVRPRKVLSFGKNPYTQTRYRFA; from the coding sequence ATGACCGCACCGATCGTGGAGTTCAACGAGGGCTTCAGCGAGCCGGGCGCCGGCCCGGTGCCGTGGGCCGACGTCGACGACCTGCTGACGAAGTCGGAGATGTTCTGGCTGTCGACCGTCCGCGGCGACGGGCGCCCGCACGTCACGCCGCTGCCGACCGTCTGGCTCGACAACATCCTGCACTTCTGCGCCGGTGACCAGGAACAGAAGACCAAAAATCTGCTGGGCCGGCCCGCCTGCGTCCTGACCACCGGTACGAACGACCTGCACTCCGGCGTCGACGTGGTGGTCGAGGGTGTGGCCGAACGGATCACCGACCACGCCCGCCTGGTCGAGCTCGCGGCGCTGTGGAAGTCGAAACTGGACTGGGACTACGTGGTAGGCGAGGACGCGTTCGGCGACGGCGCCGGGCGTACCGGGCTCGTCTTCGGGGTGCGCCCGCGCAAGGTGCTGTCCTTCGGCAAGAACCCCTACACGCAGACCCGTTACCGCTTCGCCTGA
- a CDS encoding TIM barrel protein, with the protein MRIAGAPISWGVCEVPGWGYQLPADRVLREMREVGLTATEFGPDGFLPTDEILRDLGLSAIGGFVPVILHDPGHEPAVDFERFVAAGADTVVLAAATGQDGYDSRPVLDARGWQSLLTNLDKLAAAARERGLRAVLHPHVGTMVEQTAEVERVLDGCGIGLCLDTGHLLIGGTDPVVLAQRAGDRIAHVHAKDVDDSVAAEVRAGRLGYTEAVGAGMYKPIGDGDVDFAAVAAALQRHDYDGWWVLEQDTILTGEPAGEGPIADVRLSAGRLREILAAQAKR; encoded by the coding sequence ATGAGGATTGCCGGGGCGCCCATCTCCTGGGGTGTTTGTGAAGTGCCGGGCTGGGGCTATCAACTGCCCGCCGACCGGGTCCTGCGCGAGATGCGTGAGGTCGGGCTGACGGCGACGGAGTTCGGCCCCGACGGCTTCCTGCCGACCGACGAGATCCTGCGTGACCTGGGGCTGAGCGCGATCGGGGGTTTTGTCCCGGTCATCCTGCACGATCCCGGCCACGAGCCGGCCGTCGACTTCGAGCGGTTCGTCGCCGCCGGGGCCGACACCGTGGTTCTCGCCGCGGCGACCGGCCAGGACGGGTACGACAGCCGCCCGGTCCTGGACGCCCGGGGCTGGCAGAGCCTGCTCACCAACCTCGACAAACTGGCCGCCGCCGCGCGCGAACGTGGCCTCCGGGCCGTCCTGCACCCGCACGTCGGCACGATGGTCGAGCAGACCGCCGAGGTCGAGCGGGTGCTCGACGGCTGTGGCATCGGCCTGTGCCTGGACACCGGTCATCTGCTGATCGGCGGCACCGACCCGGTTGTTCTCGCTCAGCGGGCCGGCGACCGGATCGCCCACGTGCACGCCAAGGACGTCGACGACAGCGTCGCCGCCGAGGTCCGCGCGGGCCGGCTCGGGTACACCGAGGCCGTCGGCGCGGGCATGTACAAGCCGATCGGCGACGGGGACGTGGACTTCGCCGCGGTGGCGGCGGCGTTGCAGCGCCACGACTACGACGGCTGGTGGGTGCTCGAGCAGGACACGATCCTCACCGGCGAGCCGGCCGGCGAAGGGCCGATCGCCGACGTCCGCCTCAGCGCCGGCCGCCTGCGCGAGATCCTGGCCGCTCAGGCGAAGCGGTAA
- a CDS encoding Gfo/Idh/MocA family protein gives MRIGLIGLGRIGAFHAETLSGLPAVTSLVVADAVPAVTERIAGKFGAERAASPGAVLTSGINGVVIAAATDAHPQLILAAVEAGLPVFCEKPVAKGAAEAEEVLRHCAGAGVQIGYNRRFDPGFVAARAAIAAGELGRLHTVRSTTMDPAPPPAAYLAGSGGIFHDCSVHDFDIIRFVTGREVVEVYATGSTAGDEIFAQLGDASTTAATLTLDDGTIAVVSNTRYNGRGYDVRLEAHGSADSIAVGWEERLPMRSVEPGVAFPGGTPHGFFMDRFAEAYRRELSAFTEVVAGTRTSPCTVADAVAAGWIAEACTVSLRDHRPVRVDEVRSAA, from the coding sequence ATGCGAATCGGACTCATCGGGCTCGGCCGTATCGGTGCGTTCCACGCCGAGACCCTCAGCGGACTGCCCGCCGTCACCAGCCTCGTTGTCGCCGACGCCGTGCCGGCTGTGACCGAGCGGATCGCCGGCAAGTTCGGCGCCGAGCGGGCCGCCAGCCCCGGGGCGGTGCTGACCAGCGGCATCAATGGCGTGGTCATCGCGGCCGCCACCGACGCGCATCCGCAGCTGATCCTGGCGGCGGTCGAGGCCGGACTGCCGGTCTTCTGCGAGAAGCCGGTGGCGAAGGGCGCGGCCGAGGCCGAGGAGGTGCTGCGGCACTGCGCCGGCGCAGGAGTGCAGATCGGCTACAACCGCCGGTTCGACCCGGGCTTCGTGGCGGCACGCGCCGCGATCGCCGCCGGTGAGCTCGGGCGGCTGCACACCGTACGGTCGACGACGATGGACCCGGCACCACCGCCGGCGGCGTATCTCGCCGGATCGGGCGGGATCTTCCACGACTGCAGCGTGCACGACTTCGACATCATCCGGTTCGTCACCGGTCGCGAGGTCGTCGAGGTCTACGCGACCGGAAGCACAGCCGGCGACGAGATCTTCGCTCAGCTCGGTGACGCCTCCACCACCGCGGCGACCCTGACGCTGGACGACGGCACGATCGCGGTCGTCTCGAACACCCGGTACAACGGCCGGGGTTACGACGTGCGCCTCGAGGCGCACGGCAGCGCCGACAGCATTGCCGTGGGCTGGGAGGAACGCCTGCCGATGCGTTCGGTCGAGCCGGGTGTGGCCTTCCCCGGCGGCACCCCGCACGGCTTCTTCATGGACCGGTTCGCCGAGGCCTACCGCCGCGAGCTGTCCGCGTTCACCGAGGTTGTCGCCGGCACCCGCACCAGCCCGTGCACGGTCGCCGACGCCGTCGCGGCGGGCTGGATCGCCGAGGCCTGCACGGTGTCGCTGCGGGACCACCGTCCCGTACGTGTTGATGAAGTGAGGAGCGCAGCATGA
- a CDS encoding SDR family oxidoreductase, giving the protein MKLLQGRVVLVSGGTQGIGAGVARAAAREGASVVVTGRRPESGEPLARELGGTYLQSDVSDVDSARTSARATIERHGRIDCLVNAAGLTSRGTLLDTTPELFDQHIAVNLRGPFFLMQAAVQDMVRRGEPGTIVNIISSSELGGQPYLAPYVAAKAGLAGLTRNAAHAHRFDRIRINGLDIGWTDTEGEDVTQRAFHAADDGWRERAAKNLPMGKLSQVDEIADFVVFLLSTRSGVVTGSVIDWDQNVLGGMD; this is encoded by the coding sequence GTGAAGCTTCTTCAGGGAAGAGTCGTCCTGGTCAGCGGCGGGACACAGGGCATCGGCGCGGGCGTCGCCCGGGCGGCGGCCCGCGAGGGCGCGTCCGTCGTCGTGACCGGCCGCCGACCCGAGAGCGGCGAGCCGCTGGCCCGCGAACTGGGTGGCACCTACCTGCAGTCCGACGTGTCCGACGTGGACAGCGCCCGTACGTCCGCCCGCGCGACGATCGAACGCCACGGCCGCATCGACTGCCTGGTCAACGCGGCCGGGCTGACCTCGCGCGGCACCCTGCTCGACACCACCCCGGAGCTTTTTGATCAGCACATCGCGGTCAACCTGCGCGGGCCGTTCTTCCTGATGCAGGCAGCCGTGCAGGACATGGTCCGCCGCGGTGAGCCCGGCACGATCGTCAACATCATCTCCTCGTCCGAGCTGGGCGGGCAGCCGTATCTCGCGCCGTACGTTGCCGCGAAGGCTGGGCTGGCCGGGCTGACCCGCAACGCCGCCCACGCGCACCGCTTCGACCGGATCCGCATCAACGGCCTCGACATCGGCTGGACCGACACCGAGGGTGAGGACGTCACGCAGCGCGCCTTCCACGCCGCCGACGACGGCTGGCGCGAGCGGGCCGCGAAGAACCTGCCGATGGGCAAGCTCAGCCAGGTCGACGAGATCGCGGACTTTGTGGTCTTCCTGCTCTCCACGCGCAGCGGCGTGGTGACCGGCTCGGTCATCGACTGGGACCAGAACGTCCTCGGCGGAATGGACTGA
- a CDS encoding M48 family metallopeptidase: MTIDDDNRPARQRVTLTDISSRAWEHPADRGALTALRELRGFDDVVKAFFGMWNERGFRLSYLAGSIRVDHRQYPRVYQRYAEAATTLDVAELPELFVTQSPMIHGQAIGMDKPFIVITTGAVEKLDDDELRALLGHEIGHVRSGHAVYKTIMMILTKWATSVSWLPIGAIALRAIIAAMYEWWRKAELSADRAGLLAGQDPSASIRLLMKLAGGGDLSQIDTAAFLEQAAEYQGGGDLRDSIHKISMTAWSSHPVPVARAAELRRWIDSGDYARIVGGDYPRRDSDGNASVTGDVKAAASHYRESFQNSQDPLVTLARRVTGGAADLGDWAGTQAGKARAWASTAADAAGRAARRESRPADNPGDTPQA; the protein is encoded by the coding sequence ATGACGATCGACGACGACAATCGACCGGCCCGGCAGCGGGTCACGCTGACCGACATCAGCTCCCGGGCCTGGGAACACCCCGCCGACCGGGGTGCGCTGACCGCCCTGCGTGAGCTGCGCGGCTTCGACGACGTCGTCAAGGCGTTCTTCGGCATGTGGAACGAGCGCGGTTTCCGCCTCTCGTACCTGGCCGGGTCGATCCGCGTCGATCACCGCCAGTACCCGCGGGTCTATCAGCGGTACGCCGAGGCGGCGACGACGCTGGACGTCGCCGAGCTGCCCGAGCTGTTCGTCACCCAGTCGCCGATGATCCACGGCCAGGCGATCGGCATGGACAAGCCGTTCATCGTCATCACCACGGGCGCGGTCGAGAAGCTCGACGACGACGAGCTGCGTGCGCTGCTGGGTCACGAGATCGGGCACGTCCGCAGCGGTCACGCCGTCTACAAGACGATCATGATGATCCTGACCAAGTGGGCGACCAGCGTCAGCTGGCTCCCGATCGGCGCGATCGCACTCCGGGCGATCATCGCCGCGATGTACGAGTGGTGGCGCAAGGCCGAGCTCTCCGCCGACCGTGCGGGCCTGCTCGCCGGCCAGGACCCGTCAGCCTCGATCCGCCTGCTGATGAAGCTCGCGGGTGGCGGCGACCTGTCGCAGATCGACACCGCGGCCTTCCTCGAGCAGGCGGCGGAATACCAGGGTGGCGGCGACCTGCGCGACAGCATCCACAAGATCAGCATGACGGCCTGGAGTAGCCACCCGGTGCCGGTCGCCCGCGCGGCCGAGCTGCGCCGCTGGATCGACTCCGGCGACTACGCCCGCATCGTCGGTGGCGACTACCCGCGCCGGGACTCGGACGGCAACGCGTCGGTCACCGGCGACGTCAAGGCCGCGGCGAGTCACTACCGGGAGTCGTTCCAGAACTCTCAGGACCCGCTGGTCACGCTGGCCCGCCGGGTGACCGGTGGCGCGGCCGACCTCGGCGACTGGGCCGGCACGCAGGCCGGGAAGGCCCGCGCCTGGGCCAGCACGGCTGCGGACGCTGCCGGCCGTGCCGCACGCCGGGAGAGCCGTCCGGCCGACAACCCCGGTGACACCCCGCAGGCCTGA
- the def gene encoding peptide deformylase, translated as MQTRAGTPRPITRYGNPVLHRRCAEVTVFDDELQQLVADMFASMAAAEGVGLAANQIGVDARVFVVDCPDATETHVVAHVVNPVLHLPDGRELEVDSEGCLSVPGVRADIGRPTTAYVTGVDMHGAPVRIDGTGLLARCLQHETDHLDGLLYVDRLPAKKRKKMLAESAEAPGVGVLES; from the coding sequence GTGCAGACTCGTGCCGGAACTCCGCGACCCATCACCCGTTATGGAAACCCCGTCCTGCACCGCCGGTGCGCCGAGGTGACCGTCTTCGACGACGAGCTTCAGCAGCTCGTAGCCGACATGTTCGCCTCGATGGCCGCGGCGGAAGGGGTCGGGCTCGCCGCCAACCAGATCGGCGTCGACGCGCGGGTGTTCGTCGTCGACTGCCCCGACGCCACCGAGACCCACGTCGTCGCGCACGTCGTCAACCCCGTGCTGCACCTGCCCGACGGGCGTGAGCTCGAGGTCGACAGCGAGGGCTGCCTGTCGGTGCCCGGCGTCCGTGCCGACATCGGCCGGCCCACCACGGCGTACGTGACCGGTGTCGACATGCACGGCGCCCCGGTTCGCATCGACGGCACGGGCCTGCTGGCGCGCTGCCTGCAGCACGAGACCGACCACCTCGACGGTCTGCTCTACGTCGACCGCCTGCCCGCCAAGAAGCGCAAGAAGATGCTGGCGGAGAGCGCGGAAGCTCCCGGCGTCGGCGTCCTTGAATCCTGA